Genomic window ([Eubacterium] hominis):
TTTTTTTACTTTTTATAAAGACATACAGGGAATGCAGCTGCCTTTTGAGGCATTCTCCCTGATACATATTGTATTTCTGGCAATCAGTTTGTTTTTGATTATGAAACTGTATCGCTATTATGGTAAATTAAATACCATAGCACAAAGACGTTTTCAGGTTAAAATGGCAATCTATTTCTTAATAGAAGAAGCGCTCTATACTGCATGGCTGTTATGGAAATGTCATGATCATGTACTGTTAGAAATTCTGCCTTTAGAATTATGCAGTCTATGTGTTTATATGAATGCCTTCTGTGTATTTACACAAAAGGAAAGCTTACGCTTTTTCAGTGCAGTGGTTGGTTTGATTGCAGGTGGTGTCGCAATGATTTATCCAGCGAATATTAGTGGATTATATCCAGTATTCTCTTATCGTACCATCAATTTCTATATGTTGCATGGCGCTTTTATCTTGTTTTCTTTGATACAGCTAAAAGATGAAACGCTTTTAAGCTATGAACATATGAAGAAAAACTTTGTGATACTGTCTTGTATGTTCACAATAGCCTTTAT
Coding sequences:
- a CDS encoding YwaF family protein; the encoded protein is MKDFFTFYKDIQGMQLPFEAFSLIHIVFLAISLFLIMKLYRYYGKLNTIAQRRFQVKMAIYFLIEEALYTAWLLWKCHDHVLLEILPLELCSLCVYMNAFCVFTQKESLRFFSAVVGLIAGGVAMIYPANISGLYPVFSYRTINFYMLHGAFILFSLIQLKDETLLSYEHMKKNFVILSCMFTIAFIVNVMYNTQYMFVGIPPKISFIASVYQMTGIVFFLPVVLIVLSIIQVVVVFLLRQVFYRKNHPYQEYKY